Below is a window of bacterium DNA.
CAATGCGTCCGACGTCACGTGGAGGAACGCCCCGCGAATGTTCATGTCTTGCCGGGAGAACCCATGGAGACGCCAGGCCACGAACAGGTTGGCCACCAACCCCAAACTTCCCACCACCGCCATGGGAACCAGTCGGGGATCGTGTGATTGGAAATTCGACCCAGGGATTCCCACACGAGCCAGAGGGCCAAACCCACCACCAACAAACCGTTGGTGAGCGCCGCCAACACTTCCATCCGATGGAGCCCAAAAGTGCGGCGATCCGACGTGGGCCGTGTGGACAGGGACAACGCCAGGAGGGCGAAGAGCAGTGCCGTCAGATCCATAAACACATGACCGGCATCGGAGAGTAGGGCCAAGGACCCACTGTAAATTCCCCCCATCAGTTCGGCCACGAAAGTCACGGCCGTCAGACCCGCCGCAAAGAGCAGCGGAGGTCGGGACCGTCCCGCCTCCGGATGGTGGTGCGGAGACGTCATGGGATGGCTCGCTTCACCCATTCCAGGGGGTCCACCCGCACACCCGCCACAGCCAGGGACCAATGGAGGTGCGGCCCCGTCGCGACGCCTTCCTGACCCATCAGACCCAGGAGATGCCCTTGTTTGACCCGCTGGCCCACATCCACTGCCCTGGATTTCATATGGAGATAATACGAGTAGATCCCCTGCCCGTGGTCCAACATCACCACGTGCCCAAAACTCTCCATCCACTCCGACAAAACCACCCGTCCGGAAGCCGGGGCTTGAATCACCGTGCCCTCAGCGTTAGCCAAATCGACCCCGGAATGGGCACTGGACGGGGGGCGCTCCCCATAACTCCGGCGCGCCCCGAACACGGAAGAAACCACCCCGGTGGAGGGTTGCACGAAAGCGCCGTCCCATTCTTTTTTCGACGAACCTATTTTCGTGTAAAAAGAGGCCAATCGTTTTCCATCCGC
It encodes the following:
- a CDS encoding cation transporter, yielding MGEASHPMTSPHHHPEAGRSRPPLLFAAGLTAVTFVAELMGGIYSGSLALLSDAGHVFMDLTALLFALLALSLSTRPTSDRRTFGLHRMEVLAALTNGLLVVGLALWLVWESLGRISNHTIPDWFPWRWWEVWGWWPTCSWPGVSMGSPGKT
- a CDS encoding M23 family metallopeptidase; translated protein: MRFFRGSVWASRSVSLLVWFLAVGGVYGGEPPSFTLDPSTVTAGRTLTVLCETTTSLRNARAQFGKTQTRFYKESPTQWRARLGIDAMEKPGSHTLLLTGASGGRRFTIDVPLRVRAGSYPVSKINLKPEKDSLYTSGAVAADGKRLASFYTKIGSSKKEWDGAFVQPSTGVVSSVFGARRSYGERPPSSAHSGVDLANAEGTVIQAPASGRVVLSEWMESFGHVVMLDHGQGIYSYYLHMKSRAVDVGQRVKQGHLLGLMGQEGVATGPHLHWSLAVAGVRVDPLEWVKRAIP